A region from the Takifugu rubripes chromosome 22, fTakRub1.2, whole genome shotgun sequence genome encodes:
- the dcaf8 gene encoding DDB1- and CUL4-associated factor 8, whose amino-acid sequence MAEADGKSTVFKGGSEDNEGGKEERKELNVSGSKEGPTESSKDDTGETSGDRPVSDVEGEAEANREGEEEEDTDSMDGSGLYSLTEDPERDVEEERRERTKSGEKRAARKRNRPGSGSNLSTSSDEDDEDDEEEEHKDEDDDEDNNEAMEAWLGAELRDLRGPVWRAVPSLLSREIGRDSHQFARRVCGARGLVQRLELQGRLERHTGCVNTLHFNPTGTRLASGSDDLRVVIWDWAIRHAVLEFDSGHKSNVFQAKFLPHSGDSTLAMCARDGQIRVAELSATQCCKNTKRVAQHKGAAHKLALEPDSPCSFLSAGEDAVVFGIDLRLDRPANKLVVVKEGDKKVGLYTIYVNPAKTHHFAVGGRDQYVRIYDQRKINENDNNGVLKKFCPSHLVSSESKTNITCLVYSHDGTELLASYNDEDIYLFDSNHSDGADYLRRYKGHRNNATVKGVNFYGPCSEFVVSGSDCGHIYLWDKYSARIVQFMEGDRGGVVNCLEPHPHLPGMATSGLDYDIKLWAPTAENPTGLKGLKEVMKKNKRERDEDSMRHGDQYDTQLLWFLMRHMRNRRPQRTRREGGEQDTDESWSSPDSSDEDDGGPDHVQCMSS is encoded by the exons ATGGCTGAGGCTGACGGCAAATCTACCGTGTTTAAAG GTGGATCCGAAGATAATGAAGGTGGAAAAGAGGAACGCAAGGAATTGAATGTCTCTGGGAGCAAAGAGGGACCAACAGAGTCTTCTAAAGATG ACACAGGAGAGACATCTGGGGATAGGCCTGTGTCTGATGtggagggagaagcagaggcaaaccgggaaggagaggaagaagaggacacaGACAGCATGGATGGCAGTGGGCTGTACTCCCTCACTGAGGATCCAGAGAGGgatgtggaggaagagagacggGAGAGAACCAAAAGTGGTGAGAAACGGgcagcgaggaagaggaacagaCCCGGCAGTGGCAGCAATCTTTCCACAAGCTCGGATGAAGACGATGAGgacgacgaagaagaagagCACAAAGACGAGGACGACGATGAAGACAATAACGAGGCTATGGAGGCGTGGTTAGGGGCGGAACTCCGCGACCTGCGGGGCCCGGTGTGGCGCGCTGTGCCGTCGCTGCTCTCGCGAGAGATCGGCAGGGACTCGCACCAGTTCGCGAGGCGCGTTTGTGGCGCCCGGGGCCTCGTCCAGCGACTGGAGCTGCAGGGCAGGCTGGAGAGGCACACCGGCTGCGTCAACACGTTGCACTTCAACCCCACGGGCACACGGCTGGCTTCAGGCAGCGATGACCTGCGCGTGGTCATCTGGGACTGGGCTATCCGTCACGCCGTACTGGAATTTGATAGCGGCCACAAAAGCAATGTCTTTCAG GCAAAGTTCCTGCCTCACAGCGGAGACTCCACCTTGGCCATGTGCGCTCGTGATGGTCAGATCAGGGTGGCCGAGCTGTCTGCCACACAGTGCTGCAAGAACACCAAGCGGGTAGCGCAACATAAAGGCGCAGCACACAAA CTGGCCCTTGAGCCAGATTCCCCCTGCTCCTTTCTCTCTGCTGGAGAAGATGCCGTTGTCTTTGGTATCGACCTGCGTTTAGACCGACCCGCCAA TAaactggtggtggtgaaggAGGGCGACAAAAAAGTGGGGCTGTACACCATCTACGTCAACCCGGCGAAGACGCACCACTTTGCAGTGGGCGGGAGGGATCAGTATGTGAG AATCTACGATCAGAGGAAGATTAATGAGAACGATAACAACGGTGTCCTGAAAAAGTTCTGTCCTTCACATCTGGTGTCCAGCGAGTCCAAAACCAACATCACCTGCCTGGTTTATAGCCACGACGGAACAG AGCTGTTGGCCAGTTACAACGATGAGGACATCTACCTGTTCGACTCCAACCACAGCGATGGGGCCGACTATCTCCGGAGATACAAGGGACACCGCAACAACGCCACAG TGAAGGGGGTGAATTTCTATGGGCCGTGCAGCGAGTTCGTGGTCAGCGGCAGCGACTGCGGACACATCTACCTGTGGGACAAATACTCAGCCCGCATCGTACAGTTCATGGAGGGAGACAGGGGAGGAGTG GTGAACTGTTTGGAGCCACACCCCCATCTTCCAGGTATGGCCACCAGTGGGCTGGATTATGACATCAAGCTGTGGGCCCCCACAGCTGAAAACCCCACTGGACTCAAGGGCCTAAAAGAG gtgatgaagaagaacaagcGGGAGCGTGACGAGGACAGCATGCGCCATGGCGATCAGTACGACACCcagctgctgtggttcctgATGAGGCACATGAGGAACAGGCGGCCTCAGAGG accCGCCGTGAGGGAGGAGAGCAAGACACAGACGAGTCCTGGAGCTCTCCGGATTCTTCTGACGAAGATGACGGAGGTCCAGACCACGTCCAGTGCATGTCCTCCTGA
- the ndc1 gene encoding nucleoporin NDC1, with the protein MFPSEQNCWFVRKVIYWRAAASIAWAVLLLPPFTAAFVLFSRFSLFHPIQTLSECLAFLTSASAIFSLILLSGVMVILGFLNLEYYTVVPTIACSKIELLGQLLHPRQLANSLICCIMGVIVAWCCAITTGSRYDTLGSMCPQSDGDTSQMCLNEYHLILLLGGAFVGLSHSLLGVIHNMNYVSFNTVQQYKYLCVKGSLTTVVKCSATQALYSVRSFIIVYFFFGYIPKAWICKTLSLQLDNSVHPLDSIAGLFNLSLVYHLWISASFLLSTWHFTLLLFRIYVTEVYNFPVQSSFTEDVQQCLPKVLSEKQPVILKFMALQDLALLSQHSPSRRCEVFSLSQPGGHPHNWNAISGECLSLLTELNQRLVSYHDSVATNGRAKSLSTASERKTSSETSVTSGAEDPMSPRPTLLLKTPVSVFARTVTGTPKSPLTAPFTPDLDSPFTSPTLRRLTTPAEQCSPWSGTLQSPHVMRRGVKLWSTPTDPQVNGSPSSSPTSVPSPKVQPSKPSLLSQFLLNRREQVKGFLAKRVLIMYLFNKLPEASSQALFADSQAHIWALEGLSCLVQASFSEDQFGVVQTTLPSILSCMLTLQEAVDRHFKLPHASSKPVRSSSSMEDSTHKTLRFALRATLKTAIYRITTTFRDHLKAVQLSPEHQKRLQQFLEYKE; encoded by the exons ATGTTTCCTTCAGAACAAAATTGTTGGTTTGTTCGCAAG GTGATTTACTGGAGAGCTGCAGCCAGTATTGCTTGGGCCGTCTTGTTGCTGCCACCCTTCACGGCAGCTTTTGTactcttcagcaggttcagtCTCTTCCACCCAATTCAAACATTATCAG AATGCCTGGCCTTCTTAACAAGTGCAAGTGCCATCTTCTCTTTAATTTTATTGTCCGGGGTCATGGTCATCCTTGGGTTCCTGAACCTGGAGTATTACACCG TTGTCCCAACTATCGCATGCTCAAAAATTGAATTGTTGGGTCAGTTGCTGCATCCCCGTCAGCTTGCCAATTCGTTGATCTGCTGCATCATGGGAGTGATCGTAGCTTGGTGTTGTGCTATCACAACTGGCTCCAGATATGATACACTCGGCTCCATGTGTCCACAGAGTGATGG TGACACTTCTCAGATGTGTCTGAATGAGTATCACCTCATCCTTCTGCTTGGTGGAGCTTTTGTTGGACTCTCTCACAGTCTGCTGGGTGTGATCCACAACATGAATTATGTGTCTTTTAACACTGTTCAG CAATACAAATACCTGTGTGTTAAGGGATCCCTAACCACAGTAGTGAAATGCAGTGCTACTCAAGCTTTGTACTCTGTAAGGAGCTTCATTATTGTGTATTTCTTTTTTG GATACATTCCAAAAGCATGGATTTGTAAAACATTGAGTCTTCAGTTGGACAA TTCAGTCCACCCGCTTGACAGCATAGCAGGATTATTTAATCTCTCCCTGGTCTATCATTTGTGGATCAGTGCCAGTTTTCTGCTCTCCACATGGCACTTCACCCTGCTGCTCTTTAGGATCTATGTTACTGAG GTGTATAATTTTCCAGTACAGTCATCTTTTACTGAGGATGTACAACAGTGTCTCCCCAAGGTTCTCAGTGAGAAGCAGCCAGTGATATTGAAG TTCATGGCTCTACAAGATTTAGCTCTGCTGTCTCAGCACTCCCCATCTCGACGCTGCGAAGTCTTCAGTCTGAGTCAACCAG GTGGGCATCCTCATAACTGGAACGCCATCAGTGGAGAGTGTCTGTCTTTGTTGACCGAGCTCAACCAGAGACTCGTATCCTATCATGACTCCGTGGCAACCAATGGCAGAGCCAAGTCACTATCTACCGCCAGTGAAAGGAAGACATCATCAGAGACCTCAG TTACTTCAGGTGCTGAAGATCCAATGAGTCCAAGGCCGACATTACTGTTGAAAACCCCGGTCTCTGTGTTTGCCCGCACCGTTACCGGCACCCCAAAGAGCCCTCTGACGGCACCATTCACTCCTGACTTGGACAGCCCATTTACATCTCCCACCCTGCGTCGACTTACCACTCCTGCAGAACAATGCTCGCCGTGGTCGGGCACGTTGCAGAGCCCACATGTGATGAGGAGGGGCGTGAAGCTCTGGTCCACACCCACAG ATCCACAGGTGAATGgtagcccctcttcctcccccacctcagTGCCCAGTCCAAAGGTGCAGCCATCCAAACCGAGCCTTCTATCTCAGTTTCTTCTAAACAGAAGAGAGCAG gtcaaaggtttctTGGCAAAACGGGTCCTAATAATGTATTTGTTTAACAAG CTTCCAGAAGCCTCCAGTCAGGCTCTGTTTGCCGACAGTCAGGCTCACATCTGGGCTTTAGAAG GACTATCTTGTCTCGTTCAAGCATCTTTTTCCGAAGACCAGTTTGGAGTCGTGCAgactacattacccagcatCCTCAGTTGCATGCTAACCTTGCAGGAG GCGGTGGATCGACACTTCAAGCTACCCCACGCCTCCAGTAAACCCGTGAGGTCGTCCAGCAGCATGGAGGACTCCACTCACAAAACACTGCGCTTTGCCCTCAGAGCCACTCTCAAGACCGCCATCTACAGGATCACGACCACTTTCAGAGATCATTTAAA AGCTGTTCAGCTGTCTCCAGAGCACCAGAAAAGATTGCAGCAGTTTCTGGAATATAAGGAATAA
- the LOC101065247 gene encoding uncharacterized protein: MATSNPKGEKVSKFETLKLLEKSRQERDDAIHRESILREKLRQYESRLRTNEALKQKLKAMTVDNRELRKQVKALRNEIGLECSPKFAGKTTKDVINDLHEKERECNSLVEKTGKLSLTIDDLTSELANTVTAKTILEDKVESLQQNLKDMTNNQRRLLKLWDDKKIQREQFTLPAIRQKPSIHKSIQTEMSIGSSQKLPANAFEMKHFSRNVVDHNFPPYGNGYHNEKNTFLQDES, translated from the coding sequence ATGGCAACATCAAATCCTAAGGGTGAGAAAGTGTCCAAATTTGAGACACTGAAACTTTTGGAGAAATCTAGACAGGAAAGAGATGATGCCATCCACAGAGAAAGCATTCTGAGAGAGAAGCTCCGACAGTATGAGTCCAGGCTGCGAACAAACGAGGCTCTGAAACAGAAACTGAAGGCCATGACCGTGGATAACAGAGAGCTGAGGAAACAAGTGAAGGCTCTCCGTAATGAGATTGGACTCGAGTGCAGCCCCAAATTTGCTGGTAAGACCACAAAGGATGTAATCAATGACCTGCATGAAAAGGAGCGTGAATGCAATTCCCTGGTGGAGAAGACTGGAAAACTGAGCCTCACCATTGACGATCTGACATCAGAGTTGGCAAACACTGTCACCGCCAAAACAATCCTGGAGGATAAAGTGGAGTCCCTGCAGCAAAACCTCAAAGATATGACAAACAATCAGCGGCGTCTGCTGAAGTTGTGGGACGACAAGAAGATCCAGAGGGAGCAGTTCACCTTACCTGCAATAAGACAAAAGCCATCAATCCATAAATCAATTCAGACTGAGATGTCCATCGGTTCATCCCAAAAGCTCCCAGCCAATGCCTTTGAAATGAAGCATTTCTCTCGGAACGTTGTGGATCACAATTTTCCACCTTATGGGAATGGTTACCATAATGAAAAGAATACTTTCTTACAGGATGAAAGCTAA
- the yipf1 gene encoding protein YIPF1, translated as MASTDPFQFREFEDENLLESHRDVTISIEDVKAEKPKSSADFTPADDDPLSSDDKTELLSGQKKSTPFWTFEYYQNFFDIETHHVKERIIGSMVPWPRKNFIRVYLRQNPDLYGPFWICTTLVFAIAISGNISKFLVNLGKPNYLYTPEFRKVTIAATAIFTYAWLVPLALWGFLFWRNNKVMSLVSYSFMETVCAYGYSLAIYIPAVVLWILPYEWLRWCSIVVALCLSGSVLVMTFWPAVRDDHPKIIIAVLSAIVVLNVLLAVGCKIYFFSTLDPVLKSAAVTSAAKVLPTT; from the exons ATGGCGTCAACAGATCCATTTCAGTTTCGGG aattcgAAGACGAAAATTTGCTCGAAAGTCACAGAGACGTCACCATCAGCATTGAAGATGTCAAAGCTGAGAAGCCAAAGAGTTCTGCTGATTTCACTCCTGCTGATGATGACCCTCTCTCCAGTGATGATAAAACAGAG CTTCTCTCTGGACAAAAGAAAAGCACCCCTTTTTGGACATTTGAATATTATCAGAACTTCTTTGACATCGAGACCCATCAT GTGAAAGAGAGAATCATAGGCTCAATGGTTCCCTGGCCCAGAAAAAACTTTATTCGCGTCTACCTGCGACAAAATCCTGACCTTTATG GACCTTTCTGGATTTGCACCACTCTTGTGTTTGCCATTGCCATTAGTGGAAACATATCCAAATTTCTGGTAAACTTGGGCAAACCAAACTATTTGTATACCCCAGAGTTCAGAAAAG TGACCATCGCTGCAACAGCCATCTTCACCTATGCTTGGTTGGTGCCACTTGCCCTGTGGGGTTTCTTGTTCTGGAGAAACAACAAGGTCATGAGCTTAGTATCGTATTCCTTTATGGAAACTGTGTGTGCCTATGGATATTCCCTTGCCATTTACATTCCAGCCGTG GTCTTATGGATTCTTCCGTATGAGTGGCTGAGGTGGTGCTCTATCGTGGTGGCGCTCTGTCTATCAGGATCTGTTTTGGTGATGACTTTCTGGCCTGCAGTGAGGGACGACCACCCCAAAATTATCATTGCAGTCCTGTCAGCCATCGTTGTGCTCAACGTTCTACTTGCTGTTGGTTGCAAG atttatttcttCAGCACACTGGACCCGGTACTTAAAAGTGCTGCTGTTACAAGTGCGGCTAAGGTGTTGCCTACAACCTGA
- the lrrc42 gene encoding leucine-rich repeat-containing protein 42 isoform X2, producing MDGSTIYVRDRGNLRRVSDIVLAQPKPGSSCRRVNPLVLRKKHFIFTYNSEGSLRYTTKSLFDITLLFVADNIHNVESLVGFPEQIGDKLFAAAEENHVFLNADIASKAIKLFSDAYGGMVLGSLCLRNRFPLLHERMDEIKSFQSLKSLDLFGCRLGDNHEIFLHLTTSSLASLVELSIGGNSLSDAGLQRLTAPIRMMKKGFDCLKSLDISHNTITDRALRYLTCLHKLEKLDVSATGLMLGTTLKNTIRDLLGLIYSERPLDIFDHARCRTAGWAEQVINQWEMCGQQVNKLKKIDESRASARRFFGRQKFVRDVLNAAPVACTRAEEAKRDVLHFYRPAASAHPPDRQTPSSTSHHQALLSCQNLKKRQRLPENGDAPRQGPPKKPTLTAEDIDLLSNY from the exons ATGGATGGTAGCACCATTTATGTCCGTGATAGAGGCAATCTCCGTCGTGTGAGTGACATAGTATTAGCGCAACCAAAGCCGGGGTCGTCATGTAGAAGAGTAAATCCATTAGTTTTGAGAAAGAAGCACTTTATCTTCACCTACAATTCAGAGGGAAGTCTGAGATACACCACAAAATCCCTGTTTGACATCACTCTATTATTCGTAGCTGATAACATCCACAATGTGGAATCTCTGGTGGGTTTCCCAGAGCAAATAGGAGACAAACTTTttgcagcagctgaggagaacCATGTATTTTTAAACGCAGACATTGCCTCCAAAGCCATAAAGTTATTCAGCGATGCCTACGGTGGGATGGTGCTTGGATCCCTCTGTTTACGAAATAG GTTCCCACTCTTGCATGAGAGGATGgatgaaataaaatcatttcAGAGTTTGAAGTCTCTGGATCTCTTTGGCTGCAGACTGGGAGATAATCATGAGATATTCCTCCATCTAACAACCTCTTCACTGGCAAG TCTGGTTGAGCTTTCCATCGGTGGCAACAGTCTGTCAGATGCTGGCCTGCAAAGACTAACTGCACCCATCCGGATGATGAAGAAGGGCTTCGATTGTCTTAAGTCCCTTGATATTTCAC ATAACACAATCACAGACCGAGCGCTCCGATACCTTACGTGCCTCCACAAACTTGAAAAGCTCGATGTATCAGCGACTGGTTTGATG CTTGGTACAACTTTGAAAAACACCATAAGGGATCTGTTGGGGCTTATTTATTCAGAGAGACCATTGGACATCTTTGATCACGCTCGATGTAGAACAGCAGGTTGGGCAGAACAG GTTATAAACCAGTGGGAAATGTGTGGCCAACAAGTGAATAAGCTGAAGAAAATAGATGAATCCCGAGCATCAGCGCGTCGCTTTT TTGGCAGGCAGAAATTTGTCAGAGACGTACTGAATGCAGCACCGGTGGCGTGCACGAGAGCTGAGGAAGCCAAGAGAGACGTTCTTCATTTTTACAGACCGGCAGCTTCCGCTCACccaccagacagacagactcctTCCTCAACTAGTCATCACCAAGCATTGCTGTCCTGTCAGAACCTCAAGAAAAGGCAACGGCTACCTGAAAACGGTGACGCTCCACGTCAGGGCCCTCCTAAGAAACCCACTCTCACTGCAGAGGACATTGACTTGTTGAGCAACTACTGA
- the lrrc42 gene encoding leucine-rich repeat-containing protein 42 isoform X1, translated as MDGSTIYVRDRGNLRRVSDIVLAQPKPGSSCRRVNPLVLRKKHFIFTYNSEGSLRYTTKSLFDITLLFVADNIHNVESLVGFPEQIGDKLFAAAEENHVFLNADIASKAIKLFSDAYGGMVLGSLCLRNRFPLLHERMDEIKSFQSLKSLDLFGCRLGDNHEIFLHLTTSSLASSLVELSIGGNSLSDAGLQRLTAPIRMMKKGFDCLKSLDISHNTITDRALRYLTCLHKLEKLDVSATGLMLGTTLKNTIRDLLGLIYSERPLDIFDHARCRTAGWAEQVINQWEMCGQQVNKLKKIDESRASARRFFGRQKFVRDVLNAAPVACTRAEEAKRDVLHFYRPAASAHPPDRQTPSSTSHHQALLSCQNLKKRQRLPENGDAPRQGPPKKPTLTAEDIDLLSNY; from the exons ATGGATGGTAGCACCATTTATGTCCGTGATAGAGGCAATCTCCGTCGTGTGAGTGACATAGTATTAGCGCAACCAAAGCCGGGGTCGTCATGTAGAAGAGTAAATCCATTAGTTTTGAGAAAGAAGCACTTTATCTTCACCTACAATTCAGAGGGAAGTCTGAGATACACCACAAAATCCCTGTTTGACATCACTCTATTATTCGTAGCTGATAACATCCACAATGTGGAATCTCTGGTGGGTTTCCCAGAGCAAATAGGAGACAAACTTTttgcagcagctgaggagaacCATGTATTTTTAAACGCAGACATTGCCTCCAAAGCCATAAAGTTATTCAGCGATGCCTACGGTGGGATGGTGCTTGGATCCCTCTGTTTACGAAATAG GTTCCCACTCTTGCATGAGAGGATGgatgaaataaaatcatttcAGAGTTTGAAGTCTCTGGATCTCTTTGGCTGCAGACTGGGAGATAATCATGAGATATTCCTCCATCTAACAACCTCTTCACTGGCAAG CAGTCTGGTTGAGCTTTCCATCGGTGGCAACAGTCTGTCAGATGCTGGCCTGCAAAGACTAACTGCACCCATCCGGATGATGAAGAAGGGCTTCGATTGTCTTAAGTCCCTTGATATTTCAC ATAACACAATCACAGACCGAGCGCTCCGATACCTTACGTGCCTCCACAAACTTGAAAAGCTCGATGTATCAGCGACTGGTTTGATG CTTGGTACAACTTTGAAAAACACCATAAGGGATCTGTTGGGGCTTATTTATTCAGAGAGACCATTGGACATCTTTGATCACGCTCGATGTAGAACAGCAGGTTGGGCAGAACAG GTTATAAACCAGTGGGAAATGTGTGGCCAACAAGTGAATAAGCTGAAGAAAATAGATGAATCCCGAGCATCAGCGCGTCGCTTTT TTGGCAGGCAGAAATTTGTCAGAGACGTACTGAATGCAGCACCGGTGGCGTGCACGAGAGCTGAGGAAGCCAAGAGAGACGTTCTTCATTTTTACAGACCGGCAGCTTCCGCTCACccaccagacagacagactcctTCCTCAACTAGTCATCACCAAGCATTGCTGTCCTGTCAGAACCTCAAGAAAAGGCAACGGCTACCTGAAAACGGTGACGCTCCACGTCAGGGCCCTCCTAAGAAACCCACTCTCACTGCAGAGGACATTGACTTGTTGAGCAACTACTGA
- the tmem59 gene encoding transmembrane protein 59 — protein sequence MDVLPSPFYVLGLFVLFAYTSASPDVFDSVLGNTVSCQKSCEMTYSLHTYPREDELYACQRGCRLFSICRFVRESKDLKQTKIDCESTCREAYNDSETQYACNLGCQNQLPFAVQRQEELDSMMPKIHLLYPMTLIRGLWEDVMSQAHSFITSSWTFYLQADDGKVVIFQTEPQIKFFTPFELENDAEEDPQKSFPELSSPIFKEYNRALIQERDRDMNTDRSYDNDYNLFSCLSRNPWLPGWILTTTLVLSVLVLIWICCATVATAVDQYVPAEKLSIYGDKEYMSKQKLTPYPASSLLIITTKAPIEEAGPLPSKVNLGQSNI from the exons ATGGACGTCCTGCCGTCCCCCTTCTATGTTCTGGGACTGTTTGTCCTGTTTGCATATACATCTGCTTCTCCAGATGTGTTTGACAGCGTTTTGGGAAACACTGTATCTTGTCAAAAGTCGTGCGAAATGACATATAGCCTGCACACCTATCCACGG GAGGATGAACTTTACGCCTGTCAGAGAGGCTGCCGTCTCTTCTCCATTTGTCGGTTCGTTCGTGAGAGTAAAGATCTGAAACAGACCAAAATCGACTGTGAATCAA cttgtCGTGAAGCCTACAATGACTCTGAAACGCAATATGCATGCAATCTGGGGTGCCAGAATCAGCTTCCATTTGCTGTGCAACGCCAGGAAGAG ttgGACTCCATGATGCCAAAGATTCACCTGCTGTACCCCATGACTCTGATCAGAGGGTTATGGGAGGATGTGATGAGCCAGGCCCACAGCTtcatcacttcctcctggacATTCTACCTCCAAGCCGACGATGGCAAGGTTGTGATTTTCCAG ACTGAACCTCAAATCAAGTTTTTCACGCCGTTTGAGCTGGAAAATGATGCCGAAGAGGACCCACAGAAAAGCT TCCCTGAATTGAGCAGCCCAATTTTCAAAGAGTACAATCGTGCTTTAATCCAAGAGAGAGACCGAGACATGAACACCGACCGCAGCTACGATAACGACTACAACTTATTCAGCTGCCTTTCAAG GAACCCTTGGCTTCCTGGGTGGATCCTCACTACAACTCTTGTCCTGTCTGTACTGGTTCTGATCTGGATCTGCTGTGCCACGGTGGCGACTGCTGTGGACCAATACGTACCTGCTGAA AAATTGAGCATTTATGGTGACAAGGAGTACATGAGCAAACAGAAACTGACCCCATATCCAGCATCCTCCCTGCTGATCATCACCACCAAAGCACCCATAGAAGAGGCCGGGCCTCTCCCTTCTAAAGTCAACCTGGGCCAGTCTAATATCTAG